A part of Synergistaceae bacterium genomic DNA contains:
- a CDS encoding site-specific DNA-methyltransferase — NDKIFDSHVGSGSIRIACHDMGFSFEGCEIDKDYWEDQEERYQQHAMQADLFTPESLFTGEIQQELL, encoded by the coding sequence AATGATAAGATTTTCGATTCCCATGTTGGCAGTGGTTCAATCCGTATTGCTTGCCATGATATGGGATTCTCATTTGAAGGTTGTGAGATTGACAAAGATTATTGGGAAGATCAAGAAGAACGTTATCAACAACACGCTATGCAAGCTGATTTATTTACACCAGAATCATTGTTTACTGGAGAAATACAACAGGAGCTATTATGA